The Vibrio echinoideorum DNA window CAGATTTCGGTGTTATTGAGGTTGATGCTGAAGGTCGTATGATTGGCTTTGAAGAGAAACCTGCAAATCCGAAGTCGATTCCGGGAGACCCAGAGTCAGCGCTTGTTTCAATGGGCAACTACGTGTTCGAAGCAAAGGAACTTTTTGCTGAACTAACGGAAGATGCAGATAAGCCTGAATCTTCACATGACTTCGGAAAAGACATTATTCCAAATATGTTCCCACGTGGTGATGTGTTTGTTTATGATTTTAGCACCAACCGCATTACAGGTGAAAAAGAAGAAGTTTACTGGCGCGATGTAGGTACGATTGATGCTTACTGGCAAGCGCATATGGATCTTCTTAAGAAAGATGCACCATTCTCGCTATACAACCGTAAATGGCCTCTACACACTTACTATCCGCCACTGCCACCAGCTACGTTTACTGACTCGGCTAATGGTCGAATTCAGATCATTGATAGCCTTGTGTGTAGCGGTAGTTATGTACGTGGTTCGCGTATTGAAAAGAGTGTACTAGGCTTCCGCAGTAATATCGCATCAGCATGTGATATTAGTGAGAGTATTTTATTAGGTGATGTGAAGGTGGGCGAGGGTTGTATACTTCGTCGCGTTATCATTGATAAAGATGCAGACATCGCACCAGGCACTCAAATTGGTGTAAACCTGACAGAAGACAAGAAGCATTACCACGTATCTGACGATGGTATAGTTGTTATTTCTAAAGGAGCGCGAGTTGGTTACTAAGACTCTCTCGGTACTTTTTGTAGCGTCTGAAGTTGAAGGCTTGATTAAAAGTGGTGGCTTGGCTGATGTAGCCAAGGCACTGCCGAAAGCGTTACAAACACTCGAGCAGGACGTTCGAGTGACCATCCCCGCGTATAGAAACATTCCAAATATTGATTCGGCAGACGTCATTTTATCGACGGAGCTCGATCATTGGCCTCATACCGCTTACCAAGTTAAGAAGTTGAGTGTGGAAGGCGTTCAAGTTTTTGGTATTGAATGTGCTCAGTATTTCGACCGTCCAGAAATGTACGCAG harbors:
- the glgC gene encoding glucose-1-phosphate adenylyltransferase; this encodes MAGVLGMILAGGEGSRLRPLTESRSKPSVPFGGSYRLIDFALNNFVNADLMKIYVLTQFKSQSLFHHMKKGWNISGLSGRFIDPIPAQMRKGKRWYEGTADAIYQNMGFMELEEPDQVCIFGSDHIYKMDIKQMLDFHKEKKAALTVSALRMPLAEASDFGVIEVDAEGRMIGFEEKPANPKSIPGDPESALVSMGNYVFEAKELFAELTEDADKPESSHDFGKDIIPNMFPRGDVFVYDFSTNRITGEKEEVYWRDVGTIDAYWQAHMDLLKKDAPFSLYNRKWPLHTYYPPLPPATFTDSANGRIQIIDSLVCSGSYVRGSRIEKSVLGFRSNIASACDISESILLGDVKVGEGCILRRVIIDKDADIAPGTQIGVNLTEDKKHYHVSDDGIVVISKGARVGY